A single Anopheles maculipalpis chromosome 3RL, idAnoMacuDA_375_x, whole genome shotgun sequence DNA region contains:
- the LOC126563120 gene encoding uncharacterized protein LOC126563120, protein MAVWGKVKIASTTTTSKAPLARTPSKAGSLFSETLTAALGKRKSKFKDITDELNQHINNEEREELYQRPLFNADKIRRMMERIVEKQFDVDEEEMRYVYNPAKNLKMCQNISKQIKDRMKAMNFKRHRIISIATIVEKQQQGIHYKMKYILDPKLDDYVRLYHETPHFYIIATVLLVHKD, encoded by the exons ATGGCCGTTTGGGGGAAGGTGAAAATTGCCAGTACCACCACCAC CTCCAAAGCTCCGTTGGCGCGCACTCCAAGCAAAGCCGGTTCATTGTTCAGCGAAACGCTGACGGCTGCCCTGGGAAAACGGAAGAGTAAGTTCAAGGATATTACCGACGAACTTAACCAGCACATCAACAACGAAGAGCGGGAGGAGCTGTACCAGCGCCCCCTGTTTAACGCGGACAAGATCCGGCGCATGATGGAACGCATCGTCGAGAAGCAGTTCGATGTGGACGAGGAGGAAATGCGCTACGTGTACAATCCggccaaaaatctcaaaatgtgCCAGAACATCTCCAAGCAGATTAAGGATCGGATGAAAGCGATGAACTTTAAACG GCACCGTATCATCAGTATTGCAACGATCGTGGAGAAACAGCAGCAAGGAATACATTACAAAATGAAGTACATACTCGATCCAAAGTTGGACGATTACGTACGATTGTACCACGAAACGCCACACTTTTACATTATCGCGACGGTGTTGCTGGTGCATAAGGATTAA